A window of Parasynechococcus marenigrum WH 8102 contains these coding sequences:
- a CDS encoding tyrosine-type recombinase/integrase: MKSNRHGQSRVLDTNQLDLLISNLSDQYHQLVAEVCRRTGCRVGEATQLTWGMVSESAITFQRGITKGKLASRSVPVTPVLWEALRAWRDVWVVRQGRDPVAGDYLVPGQFAGSCLSTRSFMDALEKAAAESGLEGVSSHSFRRSALTSAHSAGVPLRVLMALSGHKSMSALQRYLEVTPAQRVAAAAAFA, encoded by the coding sequence ATGAAGTCCAATCGCCACGGTCAGAGTCGTGTGCTGGACACGAACCAGCTCGACCTGCTCATCTCAAATCTTTCTGATCAATACCACCAGCTGGTGGCTGAAGTGTGTCGCCGCACTGGCTGCCGCGTTGGTGAAGCAACGCAACTGACCTGGGGCATGGTTTCGGAATCTGCCATCACGTTCCAGCGCGGTATTACCAAAGGCAAGCTGGCCTCAAGGTCTGTGCCGGTTACGCCAGTGTTGTGGGAAGCCCTGCGCGCCTGGAGAGATGTCTGGGTAGTGCGGCAGGGTCGTGATCCTGTGGCTGGTGATTACCTCGTACCAGGACAATTTGCTGGTTCGTGTCTCAGTACGCGAAGCTTTATGGATGCTCTTGAAAAGGCGGCTGCTGAATCGGGCCTAGAAGGCGTCTCAAGCCACAGTTTCCGGCGTTCGGCACTAACTAGTGCTCACAGTGCTGGAGTGCCTCTGAGGGTGCTTATGGCCCTGTCTGGGCATAAATCCATGTCAGCCCTGCAGCGTTACTTAGAGGTGACGCCGGCTCAACGTGTTGCTGCCGCTGCTGCCTTTGCATAG
- a CDS encoding DUF3104 domain-containing protein: MSVDHASAVAAPKSDPVFLHVKAGMTVIVTDTDGAWRMADVIWVDGGARNPKVPTLFQVADVDTGVINWINADLVTHIVPRV; encoded by the coding sequence GTGTCGGTTGATCATGCGAGCGCCGTTGCAGCGCCAAAGTCGGATCCCGTCTTTCTGCACGTCAAAGCAGGCATGACCGTGATCGTCACTGACACGGATGGGGCCTGGCGGATGGCTGATGTGATTTGGGTCGATGGCGGTGCCAGGAACCCAAAGGTTCCAACGTTGTTTCAGGTGGCTGACGTCGATACAGGCGTCATCAACTGGATCAACGCTGACTTAGTGACTCACATCGTCCCCAGGGTCTGA
- a CDS encoding DUF4278 domain-containing protein translates to MTALLYRGRPYTTPQASPKSCVELTYRRGHYNTCREEVARNVHQSLTYRGATYNK, encoded by the coding sequence ATGACTGCTCTTCTTTACAGAGGCCGTCCTTACACGACTCCACAAGCCTCACCCAAATCTTGCGTTGAGCTGACCTATCGCCGCGGTCACTACAACACCTGCCGCGAAGAAGTGGCTCGCAACGTTCATCAGAGCTTGACTTATAGAGGCGCCACCTACAACAAGTAA
- a CDS encoding site-specific integrase has protein sequence MSEVGDLVKAVNQGLKAEKAGVSIRQRRNKLCLRAVLPHKDGSNHEVQYDVPTGCDATKAGLNRAKTLAIKLSTDRKLGTFSWDGWLQSGETTQAPEEPSESQTIGAWTARFKADWYEKRDVSTTAQKSQAKRTWDRIEASFKKNPDTSDLLTIEALVAVAKSLPAASKARHEFCQKAKALAKFAELPTKELDKVHTKYLTRVPKLPLDEELFEFALNNRHSSIYGWCFAALLVYGCRVSEVFSLVPSETGATASVLGIKQKNAPPEQREALALPKEWIEPLEICTVERPNEFLDPVAYDSNKTKGHVDRMNKWLQSRWCGTVKLENSNLRHSWCIRSILKSQLGDGVAAKAAGHDISIHMRTYAAAMQKRDILRAAENL, from the coding sequence TTGTCTGAAGTTGGCGATCTCGTCAAAGCCGTCAACCAAGGTCTTAAGGCCGAAAAAGCTGGCGTCTCAATCCGGCAACGGCGCAACAAGCTTTGCCTCAGAGCCGTCTTGCCGCACAAAGATGGGAGCAACCACGAGGTTCAATACGACGTCCCAACCGGTTGTGATGCGACCAAGGCAGGGCTGAATCGCGCCAAGACTTTGGCGATCAAGCTTTCGACTGACAGAAAGCTCGGCACCTTCAGCTGGGACGGCTGGCTTCAATCGGGCGAAACGACCCAAGCGCCAGAGGAGCCATCTGAAAGCCAGACCATTGGTGCATGGACAGCGAGGTTCAAAGCCGACTGGTACGAAAAGCGGGACGTCAGCACTACGGCCCAGAAGTCTCAAGCGAAGCGAACGTGGGATCGAATCGAGGCATCGTTCAAGAAAAATCCTGACACGTCTGATCTGCTGACGATTGAGGCACTTGTTGCGGTTGCCAAGTCACTACCAGCAGCGAGCAAGGCGCGCCACGAGTTCTGCCAGAAAGCCAAGGCATTGGCAAAGTTTGCCGAGCTGCCAACTAAAGAACTCGACAAGGTCCATACGAAGTATCTAACCAGGGTGCCGAAGCTTCCGTTAGACGAAGAGCTGTTTGAGTTTGCGTTGAACAACCGTCATTCCAGCATTTATGGCTGGTGCTTCGCAGCCCTGCTGGTCTACGGATGTCGGGTGTCAGAGGTGTTCAGCTTGGTGCCATCAGAAACTGGTGCGACTGCATCAGTCCTGGGTATCAAGCAAAAAAACGCACCACCAGAGCAACGAGAAGCCCTGGCGTTGCCGAAAGAGTGGATTGAACCCCTCGAAATCTGCACAGTTGAGAGGCCAAATGAGTTTCTTGACCCTGTCGCCTACGACAGCAACAAAACAAAAGGGCACGTCGATCGCATGAACAAGTGGCTTCAGAGCCGATGGTGTGGAACGGTGAAACTCGAAAACAGCAACCTGAGACATTCGTGGTGCATCCGCTCCATCCTGAAAAGCCAGCTTGGTGATGGAGTGGCAGCCAAAGCAGCAGGGCACGACATCAGCATCCACATGCGGACCTATGCAGCTGCGATGCAGAAGAGAGACATCCTGAGAGCTGCTGAAAATCTCTAA
- a CDS encoding DUF3987 domain-containing protein, which produces MAHAPVQQSSAPEDDSPIYAEIERLKKLKETYGWNVKHWDYASDLFDVWLGHDDREPEPNYTPLHPMACWLWDVLDKRWWASQSALDKIQAKCDNARNLSIDVDQWISDCIDLLKQGWQQYDRFSLRRGGDLATLAIDLLMQFEFVEANTWRSRFYELTLLSEELQHHIYPDGEPGICHGLVRNLRTAKKLRKGGKHENANLFLLPKDQWEKPINCSAEEWANIIKPFNRRNIDELVDEYLARVELARHGLTTPKGKSAIETLEQHENDAHTKIKEAIQQGASADEVQLLVNQYGTRSNGFGLAKFAEQYRESLERQQDIADALDDLLLRGEPPQIHLADYVPADWLPMFRVLRDGLKFSDEAIVMTLMAGVAAMLPPQVRIRGRSMEEIPTVWVFHIGSSGTAKSVLLQWLINGPMAKPIAFIDGWNEREQQRRKTAAADGEDLPAFRKRNLIYTAPSTQGIRADFAIHGEDVPGLLVRDELNGWLKQMADEGGAGVGDVEFWLSSYDGAYSNDVFADAKKSREVRAGKLGVIGGIQPKVFLDQLEAGNANGFNSRPLFVHLPRSRRQLVDGDVNTEKLSAVLGNLYLAALQDGNHAYVLSAVAEQLFTSLFNQLENLSLQACSEEVEALWAKGPGQVLRVAAAIHFIRIATGQEELVERGMVQPATVVSERSLQLAANLVMAGKTRAVELHERARNPMLELADKLLEKARKKQGKAPGRGVALSSIRKSWSSKDRPTLAVLKQMALMLQSRGLVQVFDGGLSIRVVR; this is translated from the coding sequence GTGGCGCACGCACCAGTCCAGCAGTCTTCAGCACCTGAGGACGATTCTCCTATCTATGCCGAGATTGAACGGCTTAAGAAGCTCAAAGAGACTTATGGCTGGAACGTTAAGCATTGGGACTATGCAAGTGATCTGTTTGACGTATGGCTTGGCCACGACGATCGTGAACCAGAGCCAAACTACACACCACTTCATCCAATGGCCTGTTGGCTGTGGGATGTCTTAGATAAACGGTGGTGGGCATCACAGTCTGCGCTCGACAAAATCCAGGCTAAGTGCGACAATGCCAGGAATTTATCTATTGATGTTGATCAATGGATAAGTGACTGCATTGATCTACTTAAGCAAGGTTGGCAGCAATATGATCGTTTTTCTCTTCGACGTGGTGGAGACCTCGCCACACTAGCCATTGATCTTTTGATGCAATTCGAATTTGTAGAGGCAAATACGTGGCGGTCACGCTTTTATGAGCTTACTTTGCTGAGCGAGGAGCTACAGCATCACATCTATCCAGACGGTGAACCAGGTATTTGCCATGGACTTGTTCGTAATTTAAGGACTGCTAAAAAGCTTAGAAAGGGAGGAAAGCACGAAAATGCTAATTTATTCCTGCTTCCAAAGGATCAGTGGGAAAAACCTATTAACTGCTCTGCAGAAGAGTGGGCAAACATTATCAAGCCGTTTAATCGCCGTAATATTGATGAGCTAGTTGATGAATACCTGGCCAGAGTGGAATTAGCACGTCATGGCCTAACGACGCCAAAGGGGAAGTCAGCAATAGAGACGCTCGAACAGCACGAAAACGATGCACACACCAAGATTAAAGAGGCAATACAACAGGGTGCAAGTGCAGATGAAGTGCAGTTGCTAGTCAATCAATACGGGACTAGATCAAACGGCTTTGGTCTTGCAAAGTTTGCGGAGCAATATCGAGAGTCGCTGGAGCGTCAACAGGATATTGCTGATGCACTTGATGACCTGCTGCTTCGTGGCGAGCCACCCCAAATCCATTTGGCGGATTACGTTCCAGCCGACTGGCTACCGATGTTCCGCGTTCTGCGGGATGGCTTGAAGTTCAGTGATGAGGCCATCGTGATGACGTTGATGGCCGGCGTCGCCGCGATGTTGCCGCCTCAGGTTCGCATCCGTGGTCGGTCGATGGAGGAAATCCCCACGGTGTGGGTGTTCCACATCGGCAGCAGTGGCACGGCCAAATCTGTGTTGCTTCAATGGCTGATTAACGGCCCAATGGCAAAGCCCATCGCGTTCATTGATGGCTGGAACGAACGTGAGCAGCAACGACGCAAAACCGCTGCTGCTGATGGTGAAGACCTACCGGCTTTTCGAAAACGCAATTTGATCTACACCGCGCCATCGACCCAAGGGATCCGTGCAGATTTTGCGATCCATGGCGAAGACGTACCAGGGCTGCTGGTGCGTGATGAGTTAAACGGCTGGCTTAAGCAGATGGCTGATGAGGGTGGTGCTGGTGTGGGTGATGTTGAGTTCTGGCTGTCGAGCTACGACGGTGCCTACAGCAACGACGTCTTTGCCGATGCCAAGAAATCCCGCGAGGTTCGTGCGGGGAAGTTGGGGGTGATCGGCGGCATCCAACCCAAGGTATTTTTGGATCAACTAGAGGCGGGTAACGCCAATGGCTTCAACTCCAGGCCGTTGTTTGTTCACCTACCTCGTTCACGTCGTCAGCTGGTGGACGGTGACGTAAACACCGAGAAACTTTCAGCTGTTCTTGGCAATCTCTATTTGGCTGCCCTCCAAGACGGGAACCATGCCTACGTGCTGTCAGCAGTTGCAGAGCAACTCTTCACCAGCTTGTTCAACCAGCTTGAGAATTTATCGCTGCAGGCTTGCAGTGAAGAGGTTGAAGCACTGTGGGCGAAGGGACCTGGGCAGGTGCTGCGAGTAGCGGCGGCAATCCATTTCATCCGTATTGCCACCGGTCAAGAAGAACTGGTGGAGCGTGGCATGGTGCAACCCGCCACGGTTGTTTCCGAGCGTTCGCTCCAGCTGGCCGCCAACTTGGTGATGGCCGGCAAAACCAGGGCAGTTGAGCTTCACGAACGTGCCAGGAATCCGATGCTTGAGCTCGCCGACAAGCTGCTGGAGAAAGCTCGTAAGAAGCAAGGCAAAGCGCCAGGTCGAGGTGTTGCACTTAGTTCAATCCGCAAAAGCTGGAGCAGTAAGGATCGACCAACACTTGCCGTACTAAAGCAAATGGCGCTGATGCTGCAAAGCCGTGGCTTAGTCCAAGTGTTTGATGGCGGCTTGTCAATCCGGGTGGTTCGTTAG